One Malania oleifera isolate guangnan ecotype guangnan chromosome 9, ASM2987363v1, whole genome shotgun sequence DNA segment encodes these proteins:
- the LOC131163457 gene encoding uncharacterized protein LOC131163457: MLPADAEIREEEEEEEEEENSKQEEINPLLVHTSNISFFKGDGYFSRRYGKRQNLHGKECSYYGCSFWPKCRAKKRIVHLLNGRTLITYQGEHDHSNGSSIDATQEDYSLDDGEVFDDEEAESKFLF, from the exons ATGCTGCCTGCGGATGCCGAGATccgtgaagaagaagaagaagaagaagaagaagaaaattccAAACAAGAAGAAATCAATCCCCTCTTAGTGCATACATCCAATATATCGTTTTTCAAAGGTGATGGCTACTTTTCGCGACGCTATGGCAAAAGACAAAATCTTCATGGAAAGGAATGTAGCTATTACGGGTGTTCATTTTGGCCTAAATGCCGAGCGAAAAAGCGAATCGTACACTTGCTTAATGGGAGGACTTTAATTACTTACCAGGGTGAGCATGATCATTCTAATGGATCTTCAATAGATGCTACACAAG AAGATTATTCTTTGGATGATGGTGAAGTTTTTGATGATGAGGAGGCAGAATCAAAGTTTTTGTTTTAA